The genome window ATTCGGCATCTCCTATTGTATCCTCTTAAACTTTTTCTCTAATTCTTTTTCCGTTATCTTGATTATCGTGGGCCTTCCATGGGGACATGTATATGGATTAGCAGCCTGTCTCAGCATTTTAACCAATCCTTCCATTTCTATGTTATTCAATTTATCGTTTGCTTTTACGGCGCTCCTGCAGGCCATCGTATATAATATGTTATCTATTGTGCTTTTAGCGGATGTATTTCCTCCGTTTGCTAAATCTAATATTTCCATAAATAGCTTTTTAAGCTGTGGTTCGCCGAATACTATCGGAACAGCACGCAGCATAACTGAATTATTGCCAAAAAAATCAACTTCAAAACCTATTTTTTTCATAATTTCCATATTTTCTTTTAATATCTCTATTTCTTGTGGTGTAAGCTCTATAACAAATGGAGTCAATAATTTTTGGGAATTAATACCTCCTCTTTCAAAAGAGGATTTGAACTTTTCAAACAATACCCTCTCATGGGCAGCATGCTGATCGATTATATATAATCCGTCCGGTCCCTGGGCAAGTATGTAGGTGCTATTGCATTGGCCTATTATTATAAGTGGCGGTATTAAATTTCTGCTTTCCGTACGCACTCCATCATCACGCACTTCCTCAGGAGCATTATCTGTTTTTTCACCGTCTTCAATTTTAAACTCCTCTACGGGCCTGTATACTTTGCTGTATTCATTCCGCTCCAGAGCAATATCATTGACTTTGCCTGTCTCCTTTGAACTTATATCCTCGTAAAACTTTTTTTGCTCAAATTTTTGAGGCATTTCCCTTTCCTGAAATTCAGGTATGATAACTTCCCCTGCCAGACCGTTTCTTATGGTATTAAATACCGCTGAAAATACCTCTCTCTCATCTTGAAACCTTACCTCTGCTTTAGTGGGATGTACGTTTACATCTACAAACTCCGGGCAAATCGAAATAAAAAGTATGCAAAATGCAAACTTATTTACCGGAAGATATGTTTTATAAGCATTCTCCACAGCCGCGCACAGCATCCTGTTCTGTATATATCTGTTGTTGACGAAGAATGTCTCAAAGTTTCTGTTGGACCTGGCTGATTCAGGCCTCCCTATATAACCTGCTATAGAGAGTATATTCCCTTTATATGATACATCTATTAATGAATCATGATATTCCTTGCCATAAAGTGAAAGTATCGTACTTTTCAAGTCATTATTGCCGGGCGTATTGAAAATCAACTTCTTATTATTTATATATTTAAAGGTTATCTCAGGCTTGGACAGAGAAAGCTTCAGCACAATATCAGATATCAGTGCAGCTTCCCGCGATTCCTTCTTTAAAAATTTCAGTCTTGCCGGTGTATTGAAAAATAAATTCCTGACGGTGATCGTTGTCCCGTCCGGGCAGCCCGTACTTCCTGCAAATTTATATATTCCACCGTGGATTTCTATTCTTGTACCGTACGTTTCCTGTTTCAGTTTAGTTTGCATATCGACGTGGGATACGGCGGCGATGCTTGCGAGTGCTTCTCCCCTGAACCCAAGGGTTTTGATGCTGCTTAAATCGTCTTCGCTGTTTATCTTGCTTGTAGCATGCCTTATAAATGAATTTTTGGCATCATCCATATCCATTCCGCTTCCGTTGTCGGAGACCCTTATAAAAGTAGTTCCGCCGTCTTTTATCTCTACGGTTATGGAATTTGCACCGGCATCAATCGAGTTTTCAACCAGTTCCTTTACAACCGAAGCCGGTCTTTCGACTACTTCACCCGCAGCTATTTTGTTTGAAATATTTTCCCCGAGAATATGTATTTTGCCCATTTTACCCACCTCTAATCTTTGAATTTAGCTTCTTTTATCAGCTTATCCAGCATATTAATGGCATCGATAGGTGTTATTTTAAGTATATCGATCTTTCTAAGTTTATCAATTATGCCGGAATTTCTCACCCCGAAAAAGTCCAACTGCATATAATTTTCTTTATCTGAATCTGCAGCAACCTCTTCCTTTATCTTATTGTTGTTTTCGTTACGCTTGTTTATGTCATTCTCTTCAAGTTTATCGGCTATGCTTCGAGCCCTTTTTATCACTTCATCCGGAAGGCCTGCAAGCTTCGCTACCTGTATTCCATAGCTTCTGTCCGCGCCGCCTCTCATAATCTTCCTCAGAAAAATAATATCGTCACCATGTTCTTTTACGGATATACAATAATTCTTTATCCCGCTTACCCTGCCTTCAAGTTCTGTTAATTCGTGATAATGTGTCGCAAATAGCGTCTTGGCACCTATTTTCGATTTATCGCTTATATATTCTATTACGGACCATGCTATGCTCAAACCGTCGTATGTGCTTGTTCCCCTTCCCACTTCGTCCAGGAGAATAAGGCTGTCTCTGGTTGAATTGTTCAGTATGTTTGCCACCTCAGACATCTCCACCATAAATGTGCTTTGCCCCGACGACAGGTCGTCAGATGCACCGATCCTTGTAAATATCTTATCTACTATTCCTATCTTTGCATAACTTGCAGGCACGAATGACCCGATCTGAGCCATTATGACTATTAAAGCGACCTGCCTCATATATGTGCTCTTGCCGGCCATATTAGGTCCGGTTATGATCGCTATCCTGTTTTGATCATTGTCCAGTATCGTATCGTTGGGAACGAACATGCCATAAGAGAGTGTTTTCTCGATGACAGGATGCCTTCCGTCTTTTATTGTTATGGTGCCGTCCTGTGTAATCTCAGGCTTCACATAATCGTTTTCACTCGCCGCATTTGAAAGGGAACAAAGCACATCTACAGTTGAAACCGCCCATGACGTATTCTGCATTCTTTCAATTTGAGAGCGAATCTTTTCCCTTATATCACAGAACAGATCATATTCTATCTGTACAACCTTATCCTCGGCTCCAAGTATGGTGGATTCCATTTCCTTAAGCTCGGGAGTAACATACCTTTCGGAATTTGCCAGAGTCTGCTTTCTTATATATCTGTCCTGAGGAACGAGATTCAAATTTGCTTTTGTGACTTCGATATAATATCCAAAAACCTTATTGTAACCGACCTTGAGGGATTTGATATTTGTACTTTCCCTCTCTTTTTCTTCAAGCTTAACGATCCAGTTTTTTCCCTCAACGGAAGCGGTCCTCAGCTTGTCGACAGTTTCATTGTATCCGCCTTTTATAATAAAACCATCTTTAATCGATACGGGAGGATCGTCTGCTATAGCTTTGTCTATTAAACTGTATATATCATCAAGCACATCCATTTTGTTGAAAACATCTTTAAGCATAGGTGATTTGCATTCGCTTATGCATTTTTTTAATCCTGGCAGCAGTGAAATCGATTGCTTTAGCGATATAAGATCCCTTGCATTTAAATTGCCATACACTATTTTGCCTATCAGTCTTTCTATATCATATATTCCCTTAAGCTTTTCCTTTAATACTTCTCTCATGTAGACATTATTTAAAAGCTCTTCTACAGCGGTTTGCCTGCGGACGATATCTTTTGAGGATATAAGGGGTTCTTCAACCCATCTTCGAAGCATCCTTGCCCCCATCGCCGTATATGTTTTATCGAGGACCCAGAGAAGAGAATATTTTTTTGAATTGTTTCTGATCGTCTCTGTTAGCTCCAAGTTTCTTCTCGTAGACAGATCGAGCATCATAAAATCACCTACGGAATAAACTTCCATGATGTTTATATGAGATAAATCGGTTTTCTGAGTTTCCTCTATATAACTTAAAAGGGCGCCGCAGGCACATATCCCGAATTTTAAATTGGTTTTCCTGTCAAAATTCTTAAACTGGCTGTACACTTTTTCACTGCATTTTTTATATTCAAACGCTTCATCGTCGTACGGGTTCAATGAAATATTGAACCTTTCATTTATATACTTGATATATTTTTGACTTTTGGAAAATTCGCTGTTGTATATTATTTCAGAAGGATTCAATCTTGCTATCTCATCTGCAAGTTTTTGCTCCCCTGCATAATTTATCTGAGTAACATGAAATTCCCCTGTGGATATGTCGCAATACGATATACCATAATTTTCTTTATTCACATATACGCATATTATATAATTGTTTTTATTTTCATCAAGCATATTCGTATCGGTAATTGTTCCGGGTGTAATTATCTTTATTATATCCCTTTTAACTATGCCTTTTGCTTTTGCCGGATCCTCCATCTGTTCGCATATGGCAACTTTATGGCCGTTTTCAACCAGCTTTTTGACATATGAATCGGCAGCGTGAAAAGGTATTCCGCACATAGGGGCTCTCTCATCCATTCCGCAATCCTTTCCGGTTAGGACAAGTCCGAGTTCTCTGGATGCATTAACTGCATCTTCAAAAAACATCTCATAAAAGTCACCTATTCTGAAAAAAAGTATACAGCTTTTGTATTTTTCTTTTATCTCGAGATACTGCTGCATCATAGGAGTTACATTAGCCATCATGATGCCCCCTTATTTTGCAATTTTGCCATTTAAAGACCATGTAAAGGCCTCTTCTATTTTAACATCTTCTATTTTTCCAAACAAATCATCGGCATTATAGCCTTCGAATGAAAAATTCACGAGTTTTCCCGTATCTGTTCTTCCCATAAGCTTGGTCCCATCGTTTTTGCTAATATCTTCAACCAGCACTCTTACAGTTTTGCCTTCATACTCCTTGTTTTTTTCAAGGGCTATGCTGTTTACAAGCTCAAGCAACCTGTTAAACCTTTCGTGTTTAACTCTTTCATCAACCTGCTCTTTCATTTTGAATGCAGGCGTACCTTCTCTTTTGGAGTAAAGGAAAGTAAATGCCGAATCAAATCTCACCCTTTTTACAACATCCAGCGTTTCCTCAAAATCTTCTTCAGTTTCACCGGGAAACCCTACGATTATATCGGTAGTAAGCGCTATGCCCGGTATTTCCGATTTCAATTTATCTGCAATCTTAAGATATTTTTCCTTTGAGTAGTTCCTGTTCATGAGCTTTAAAATCCTTGAGGAGCCTGATTGAAGTGGAAGATGCACATGCTTGCAAACCTTACTGCAGTTTTTGATCACATCGATAAGCTCATATGAGATATCCTTGGGATGGGATGTCATAAATCTAATCCTCTCTATCCCTTCGACATCGCTTAGCCTTGTCAAAAGTTTTGCAAAATCGATATCTTCATCAAGTCCCTTGCCGTAAGAATTGACATTTTGCCCGAGGAGGGTGATTTCCCTGTATCCTTCCTCCGAGAGATTGCTAACCTCTTTTATTATATCGGAAGGTTTTCTGCTCCTCTCCCTGCCCCTTACATACGGAACGATACAATAGGTGCAAAAATTATTGCAGCCGTACATAATCGTCACAAAAGCTTTTATTTTGCTTTCCCTCTTAATCGGAATGCCTTCTTCGATATTGTAATCCTCGCTTAAATCGATTATGGCATTTTGCGACTGCATCGCATTATTTAATAGCTGTGGAAATTTATGTATATTATGCGTTCCAAATATTAGATTCACAAAAGGATAGTTTTTCTTTATATTTTCAGCCATCCCCTTTTGCTGCATCATACATCCGCATACGGTAATCACAAGATCCGGTTTGCTTTTTTTTAAGTTTTTAAGTATTCCGAGGTTCCCATATACTTTTAATTCTGCATTTTCTCTTACACAGCATGTATTAAATACAATGATATCGGCATCCTCTTTATTGCCAGTGCTCTCATACCCCATGCTGTTTAGCATGCCGGCCATTTTTTCGGAATCCTCTTCATTCATCTGGCAGCCCCATGTCTCTATCATATATTTTTTCAATAGAAACACTTCCTCGCAATAAATATTCAATATTGTATATTATACAATATTGGTACAGTCGGCGCAAATATATTATATATTCAACATCTCAAATTGCGAATCGAAGATTCAATACGGCTGCATATTTTATATTTGAAAAATATTATTTCAATCGCCAAGCTCGAAGTATCTAGAGTCTGTAATATTCTTCAAATAATATTCATGCGGCGGATTTTAGCTTTTATCGTTTTCTAATTTTGAATCCCTTATATATTCGTT of Clostridiales bacterium contains these proteins:
- the mutL gene encoding DNA mismatch repair endonuclease MutL, which codes for MGKIHILGENISNKIAAGEVVERPASVVKELVENSIDAGANSITVEIKDGGTTFIRVSDNGSGMDMDDAKNSFIRHATSKINSEDDLSSIKTLGFRGEALASIAAVSHVDMQTKLKQETYGTRIEIHGGIYKFAGSTGCPDGTTITVRNLFFNTPARLKFLKKESREAALISDIVLKLSLSKPEITFKYINNKKLIFNTPGNNDLKSTILSLYGKEYHDSLIDVSYKGNILSIAGYIGRPESARSNRNFETFFVNNRYIQNRMLCAAVENAYKTYLPVNKFAFCILFISICPEFVDVNVHPTKAEVRFQDEREVFSAVFNTIRNGLAGEVIIPEFQEREMPQKFEQKKFYEDISSKETGKVNDIALERNEYSKVYRPVEEFKIEDGEKTDNAPEEVRDDGVRTESRNLIPPLIIIGQCNSTYILAQGPDGLYIIDQHAAHERVLFEKFKSSFERGGINSQKLLTPFVIELTPQEIEILKENMEIMKKIGFEVDFFGNNSVMLRAVPIVFGEPQLKKLFMEILDLANGGNTSAKSTIDNILYTMACRSAVKANDKLNNIEMEGLVKMLRQAANPYTCPHGRPTIIKITEKELEKKFKRIQ
- the mutS gene encoding DNA mismatch repair protein MutS, with the protein product MANVTPMMQQYLEIKEKYKSCILFFRIGDFYEMFFEDAVNASRELGLVLTGKDCGMDERAPMCGIPFHAADSYVKKLVENGHKVAICEQMEDPAKAKGIVKRDIIKIITPGTITDTNMLDENKNNYIICVYVNKENYGISYCDISTGEFHVTQINYAGEQKLADEIARLNPSEIIYNSEFSKSQKYIKYINERFNISLNPYDDEAFEYKKCSEKVYSQFKNFDRKTNLKFGICACGALLSYIEETQKTDLSHINIMEVYSVGDFMMLDLSTRRNLELTETIRNNSKKYSLLWVLDKTYTAMGARMLRRWVEEPLISSKDIVRRQTAVEELLNNVYMREVLKEKLKGIYDIERLIGKIVYGNLNARDLISLKQSISLLPGLKKCISECKSPMLKDVFNKMDVLDDIYSLIDKAIADDPPVSIKDGFIIKGGYNETVDKLRTASVEGKNWIVKLEEKERESTNIKSLKVGYNKVFGYYIEVTKANLNLVPQDRYIRKQTLANSERYVTPELKEMESTILGAEDKVVQIEYDLFCDIREKIRSQIERMQNTSWAVSTVDVLCSLSNAASENDYVKPEITQDGTITIKDGRHPVIEKTLSYGMFVPNDTILDNDQNRIAIITGPNMAGKSTYMRQVALIVIMAQIGSFVPASYAKIGIVDKIFTRIGASDDLSSGQSTFMVEMSEVANILNNSTRDSLILLDEVGRGTSTYDGLSIAWSVIEYISDKSKIGAKTLFATHYHELTELEGRVSGIKNYCISVKEHGDDIIFLRKIMRGGADRSYGIQVAKLAGLPDEVIKRARSIADKLEENDINKRNENNNKIKEEVAADSDKENYMQLDFFGVRNSGIIDKLRKIDILKITPIDAINMLDKLIKEAKFKD
- the miaB gene encoding tRNA (N6-isopentenyl adenosine(37)-C2)-methylthiotransferase MiaB — its product is MIETWGCQMNEEDSEKMAGMLNSMGYESTGNKEDADIIVFNTCCVRENAELKVYGNLGILKNLKKSKPDLVITVCGCMMQQKGMAENIKKNYPFVNLIFGTHNIHKFPQLLNNAMQSQNAIIDLSEDYNIEEGIPIKRESKIKAFVTIMYGCNNFCTYCIVPYVRGRERSRKPSDIIKEVSNLSEEGYREITLLGQNVNSYGKGLDEDIDFAKLLTRLSDVEGIERIRFMTSHPKDISYELIDVIKNCSKVCKHVHLPLQSGSSRILKLMNRNYSKEKYLKIADKLKSEIPGIALTTDIIVGFPGETEEDFEETLDVVKRVRFDSAFTFLYSKREGTPAFKMKEQVDERVKHERFNRLLELVNSIALEKNKEYEGKTVRVLVEDISKNDGTKLMGRTDTGKLVNFSFEGYNADDLFGKIEDVKIEEAFTWSLNGKIAK